Genomic segment of Paenibacillus polymyxa:
AATGGAAGTATTTATGTATTATGTGAGGTAATTATTTTCAGCCTGCCGATATAATATCCTCCAGCTTAATCCAGCTATAATCATCTTCCCCTCGGAACAGCTTTACTTCCCTACGCGCAGTGTTAATTGATGTAACTACACCAGTCATTTCCGTATCATCGAACGGGCTAAATACTGTCACTGTCACGGTCGTACGTGTATTGTAAGACTCTATTAAAGCCTGCTCAATCAACTGTACCTCTTGATCGTCCAGCTCGGGTTTACCGCGCCGCTGACGGTCTTTCATTAAACGTAAGTATCCTTCTTTATGCTCTGGCAAGATAATCCGCGAACTCTCCCATAAACCATTACCCTCAAGTTTCTTTCCCATGTATGTAGCCTCCTGATGTAATATGTTCAAATTATATCCCGAACATTTGTTCCTTACAAGGGCTTTTGTTTTCTACTTCTAAGACTTTTGTGCTAGAAAATTATTCCTAGGTCATATATACTAATTTCACTATAATATTACCAATAGATAGGGGTTATGTAATGACTGCAATTGCTGTGATTGCTTTGCTGGCTTTTTTTGTGTTTTTTGTTTTGTGGGCTATAGCTTTAATAAGAAAGAACGGCAAGGCTAAGAAAATGTTTCTCTTTGGTTTAGCTGCTCTCTTAGTATTTATTATTGGAATATCAGTCGCTGACACTCAGAAACCAACCGAAACTAATTCAAAATCTGTAGCTACTACGCCTGTTAAAGAGAAAGAAGTTACTACTGAATCAGTACACAAGGAACAGACTGACGCTAAAAAACCATTGATTGACACATCGCTTCCTTTTGATAAGTTTTCATCTGCACTCTTTGCATTGCCAGTATCCAAGCAAGGGGAAACATTCGACAGTGTAAGAAATCAAGTTGTTTCATGGTCAGGTGTTGTTATTGAAGCTGGATCAAGCAGCCTCTATGTCTATGGTAAACCAGCAGATTACAACGGTGAACTATGGTCAGATATTAGCGCTGAAAAGAAAAAACTCGGGGATGTTATTGTTGTAAAAGTTTCAGATCGTTCAGAATTGAATGGTCTTAATCCGGGGGATATAGTTACCTTTAAGGGTGAACTTGGTTCCCGTGGTGTTAAGGGAGAAGCCAATTGGAAACTATATAACGGAAAAATAGAGGGTCGGACAGTAGCAGAATCGCCAAACCTCGGAACCATTACCAAAGCTAAATATAACAAGATTAAAAATGGAATGACTTATGAGGAAATTGCGAAAATTATCGGTGGTCCCGGTGAGGCTCTTTCAGAGGTTGGTGAAAAAGGAGACGAATTTTATACTGTAATGTATTCGTATAAAGGTGAAGTCGGACCTGGTGCAAATGCCGTTTTCACATTCCAAGGCAACAAACTACAAGCAAAAGCACAATTTGGTCTCGAATAAAACAGCCCCGGAGCAATCCGGGGTTTTAATATTTCTATAACCATTATGACTATTGTCAACAGAGGTAATTCCATTGCCTGTATAAAATGAATATGATAACATAAGAATAGAAAAAGGGAACGGCTACCACCGCTCCCTTGTACGACTTACCGCTATAAGAGCGGTCAGCAATTGAGGTTTGATCCAGAAATAGACCGTATCCTCGCCAGGGCGGTCTATTTCCGTTTATGGAAAGAAAGTATCAGAATCACCAACGTTGCGAATTGAATCATCAACATCAGCGTGTCTTTAACTTCCATGGCGTCACCTCCCTTCCGGGAGATTAGCCGACCGCCCTTTATAGCCGTTTTGTCGCACAATCCAGATTATACCACAACCAAGCCCCAGGTAGGTCCCGAGCTTGTTTAATTAATAGAATTCAATTTTGAACTAGCGTTCTAGTTAGTTATAGGGTTCCCAGTTCGGGTCGCGTATATCTTTATCTAAGGCTTTTCTCACAAACTCTATGCATTTTTCTTCGCAAGCGCCAAATACTTTATAATTTTGCTGGCCCTGTCTTAAAGATACTATGTTTGCCCCTCCATCATAATCCGGATCTGCAAACTGAATACCATCATCTTCCCAAAAACAAATTTTACAAATATCATAGGTTCCAGGCGGTTCATCGTCTAAGGTTTTGTAACCACAGCAAGGACAAGTATATTTTCCCACCGCTATAAGACCTCTCCTTATTATGTATCTATTTTTTTGTTCCGTTAGCTAGTTATGTGATTCCTTCATTACTTGTAATTAAAGGAGATAGGAAGATATCTTTTGGATAAACCGCTTTAAACATCAATATATCGGTCTGTATATCCTGTCCGTATCTGTATCAATCACGAAACCAACCTCTGTGTCATCTTCAAAACGTAATCGATCAAAATTATGAAGTCGACAAAATATATCAGGTAAATCTCTAATATTAAGACTCAGCATTTTTGCTTGTATATACTTTTGATATAGTTCTTCTTGTGTACATAGGGGACCAGTAATCAAATTCTGAAAAAAGTAACCTTCAATTTTAATAATCATAATATCACCACTGGTGGTAACCATTCTTTATAAATTTAGAATACTTACATAACAATAGCTCAACTAAAGCGCATGTTAAGTTAACCTTTGTGAACAAGTTAAATCTCCCTTGCTACCACATTTGTTTATGATAGCTTCTATTTTTCCGTTAATTTATTAAATATCTCTCTATCATTGGAAGTGAAGTCGGAAATCCGTTTCTTTTTCACGTATGTGTTGGTACTTGAATCCAATTTAATGAAGCTATTTTCACCAACCACATATACGATATTTTTTTTTATCTTATATGACACAATATTATCAACAGCTTTTTCCAGTGGATCAGCAAGATGATTATAAAGTATTAAAGGGTCTTGCGGCCCCCCTCTCAAAATTTGAAAAGTCCCGTCACCAAAATATTCTACGGTATCTTTGCCTGATGGGTATTTATACTTCGTATTATCTCCAAAATTCACCAGGAAAATTAGAGTAGTAGTTGTAACTAGTATAGCAATCAAGATAATGATGTATCTACGCTTCATCTGCAATTCATACCTCACTTCCAAGCTTTTCTTATATCAGTTACTGTAACATACGATGTATACTCATTGAGCGTTCCCCATGATTCCATTAAATTTGTTAGATTGGCCGCAGCCCAACCAAGTTTGTTATCCCCAGTAAACATTTGTTTAAAATTATATTCGAAATTATATACATCATAATATATTGCAGTAATTTTCCATTGCCCGTGAACGTAATCTCCATTTATTTTATAATACATGTTGTGAAAAGCATTATATAAATCTCTATTACTTTCTAGCCCCTCAGATCCATTATATGAAAAACTTTTAACTTTATTAGCTTTAGCTTTTTTGACTGCGGCATTAACTATGGCGATGTGCTCTTTAGATTTTTTAACTTGCTGCGCCTCGTATGACCATTCGTTAAAGTTTAAATTTCCTGGTTTGTAATCAAGTGAATGTTTAAGTAAATTGGCTGTGATGTCCCCGTACTTTTTTCGAGCTATAGGAACAGCTACTAATGTAAATGCTTTACGATCAGGATAATGTATTACAGTGTCTGTCGAATCTTTTACCTTCTCTACGCCTCGTACCCAAGTCTTTTCTAGTTCTACCATAGGATTTTCAAACGGAAAAGTAATATTTCCTGCATATACTAACATATTCTTACTATATGCACCTTCCAGTACTTTTTGCGAGACATCAGACTGATCCTTTTCTCTTGTTTCCTTAGGTTCTAACTGAGGACTGTATTGAATTTTTCCCAATTGATCTTCTTTTTGTTTTAGAACAAGTTCAAACTCAAGGATCTCTTTACTGGTATCAATCTGTTCTTGATACTTAACTACATAAGCGTGTGTAAACGTAATATCTCGGATTGTGTTTTCATTTCTAACGATTTGGATATTACATTTGCGATAGTAATCCTCACTATCAGGTTTATATTCTGTGTTTGCCCATGTATACAGCATGTTGGAATTATCCGCATTGTCTATAACTGAAGGAAGCGAATGAAGCGGAATTTTGCTTCGAATATGTAGCGAATGAGCCAAGTTTGTAGACTTAGCTGAAAGGTTTATGGAACTATTATTCTTATAAGTAAAGCCAGTGATTTCACCTTTTACAAACTCAATTGGCTCACCACCGGATTTGCGTTCTATTCTTAATGAAATACTCATTAAAATAATCTCCTTTGTTAATTTAATCTGGTTTTGTAGGAAAAATTTATGAAAACTAATTTCCAAATATTAATATATACGAAAAATATTAAATAGTAAACATATTTTCAACGTGGTAAAGGACGACAATTGAGTTTCGTAACCTCGGCAAATTATATGAAGAAGCTAAAACGAAATATAATCCAGCCTAACACAGGCCTGTTAAAAACGATAAAAGCTCTGCCGACCAATTAAGGTTAGCAGAGCTTTTAATTTATTTAGAGTATTCACTTACTTCAAATGTTAGGATACGATCAAACAGCATATAATCCTTACGGCTGCTGAATGGGCCTTTATTGTTATCGTGCTTGTTAATAGCATATGAAGCAGATCCTGAACCTGCCTGTTTGCCCTCATACCATGAAATGAAGTCATTGACCTCTTTCATGCTCAGGTCGAATTCTTTCTCCAAACCAGTTGTCATGGTGACTACCAGAATGGCACGGTTGCCTGAAGGTTGTTCAGGATCAGGTTGTTCGCCTCCACCTCCTTGTGGAGTGGCAGAAGCCTCATTTGAGTATTCAGAATCGACGCCATTCACTTTAGCACTGACCACAAAATAATATTTTGTTCCGTTGGTCAGGCCGGGGATAACGAAGTTGCCGTATACATCTTTAGTAGCTGTGGCGGTTTCAGTGTATTTGCCTGATTCTGTTCCGTACTTGACTGTATAGCTTTCTGCGTTCTCAATTTTATCCCATTTTAAAGTAACCTGACTGTCTCCAGCTGTTGCTTTGAGATTAGTGGCAGTATTAACATCCAACAATTTTCCATTTTTATCAATATCGATTGCATCCAAATCATAGACACCGGAAAACTGTGGAACAGTAATTGTTACATTATGCCTTCCTTCTGATAGTCCTGTTTTTTCAAATGTTAGATTTTGTCTTGAAAACGGTCCACTTTGAGAAAAAACTTCATTAACATTATCTATTGTAATCTGCACATTATTTGGCCTATCTGGATATCTTGTACCAATTAGTCTCAGTTTTGTTCCATAGAATGAGAACTTAATCTGCGCTCCTGATTGGCTCGTCCATTTTGAAGTGCTGTTGTATTCATCCCCAGAATAATCATCTACCCACGATCCAAGGTACTTAATACTCTTATTCCCATCATCATAACGTTCCCATCCTTCTTCTCGTTCAGCAAGCCTTTGTCCTACTGAAGCTGCGTAAGAACTTGAGTTAAAAAACGTGATCATTACAAACAAAAGAACTCCGAACAAAATACCAAATTTTTTTGTAAAACGAATACTCACAAATATTCCCCCTAAGTAATCTCTATAACAGATACTACGGTAATATATTCCTCGAATCATGTCTAAACATAAACTTGCTAATCTATAAATATGTTCTATATTCTTGCATATTTATTTTTTATTGGATATTAAAAATGACTCATGCCAGCTTCTATACTGGTTGAGTCCTTATCTTTATTTCACTATGAATCTTACCTTAGTTCCGTCTGCATATTTATCTAACTGATGACTTACCCATGATCCTGCTCCCCGGTTATCACTAGGCGTTATGTATCGGATATCAGCACCTGCACCGCCTTCTGCACACATTGCCATCGGCCATTCATCGCGGTCATATCCTTTTTTCGTCGGATAGCCCTTGAGCGACTCCTTCCTATTTTCCTCGGCTCCATCCCTGTCAATCGTGCATACTGCGGAATGTCCGGCTGCAATGGCATCTCTAATATGTCCCCCTGTTTCAGGGTAGCGTGAACTTGGAAACTCCAACGTATACCCAGCTACTGCTTGTTGACTGATTACTGCCGGTTCAGCATAAACACCTTGAACAGAAAAAATAGCTGCCAACAAAAATACGATTAATCCTTTTGCGATTCCTTTTATCATATGACACCTCCATAGTATTTAATCTTCTCAATACTATATTGGGAGAAATGTCGAAGTATCGCGTATATTGTCACATAATAAAAAGAACTCATACCAGTTTTCGGGCAGAGCTCATTACTCCAGAAATTAAAAACCACATTTAAACTTATTTTTGTATATATAGACATTAATGTTTAGACATCCCTTTTTCAATTTTGTATGATTACTGAGCAAATAAACAAAAAGGGGACTTATACATGAAAAGAAAGCTCAATTTAATTTTATGCTTCACTTTACTTATTACTATTTTTCTCCCATTGTCATCAGTGAGTGCCTATACTGGAGGGTATGCCAACGGAAAAAATGTAGTTGCAATGGTACCTGATACTTATTTTATAGGAAGACCGCATGTAAGCAAAGCAAATACAACGCTTATAACAGATAACAATGAAGAAACAAGCTACTTACTTCCTAAAGATAAGATGATTATGATTGATTTAGGTACAGATAGAACTATTGATTCATATAAGCTTAAAAGTGATTATAAAAGTTTAAGAATTAGTTTCTACGACCGAGACACAGGCTATATAGACCAATTAGAAACCAACGTTGGTAATGGAGAACTGACGAAGCTTCCAAATGAAAAATTGTTAGAACGTGTTAGATTTGTCACTTTGTATACGCTTAGTGGCGAAGACATTAATATTAGCGAATTCGACTTCTTTTATAGTAAAGATCCAGGGTCAACTCCAGATCCTACACCTACACCCGACCCCACACCTACTCCGGGCCCAGAACAGCCAACCGGTGAACGCGCAATCTTAGTTGTCACTATGGATACTGGTCTTGAAAAAGAGTTTGACCTGAGTATGAAAGAAGTTAATGATTTTATTGCATGGTATGAGGCTAAACAAGCGGGTTCAGGCACAGCTTCTTATGCAATTAATAAACATAAAAATAACATAGGCCCTTTTAGCAGTCGCAATGATTACGTAATATTCAATAAAATCCTTACATTTGAAGTAAGCGAATACTCAACTAAATAAACAGTACGAAGGACTCCATTCTGGCTACATACCAGTGGAGTCCTTTTTCACATCTACTCTAAATTCAAATTGATTCCGTATGTAATACACCCCAGCAATCTTAACCGAATCAGGCGAAAACTTTTCTATAGTGCCACCATAGTCTATAACCGATATAAAATCCTCACCTAACGGCTGTACAACATATACTCTCACCTGGCTTAATGCAGCTGCAAATAGTTCGATATCCGACTTTAATACTTTATATGTATGGTTCATGCTATCACCTCAGTAATTCATTCGGCGCATGGTGGTAAATTCCTGCAAGTAAAAAATTCCCCGCCAAGCAATTAAGGTTAGCGGGGAATTTATTTGCTTACGCTTAAGCCCCTCCTTGTTGATCGAAAAGTACGATATTCTGATGGTGGCTATGAGTCTGAGCAGGTATAGTCACGATAAACAAAAAACTAGCTGCGACAATCAATAGCGCCATTTTTCTTAACATCAGCTATCCACACCCTTTCAATAAATTCTAAATATGCTGCCTTGGTTTCGGATACTGCATAAGCTCGATAACGCTCAAACAACACCATACATTTTATAAAATAAGTCTCATTATTTAGTGTATGATAACTTACCATTGAATACATCAAGTATTTGAAGCCATCGTCGTATGTACCTCGATATAAATGATAATAAGCTAATTCATAACTCAAACGTGCATACTGTTCTGGTATAACTTGTTTCGTATATATGTCATTAGATTGCGGAAATTGCAAAAGTGAATTAACATCCGTTTCAAAACGCTGAAGTATATCACTTACGTCTATCTGGTATCGGTTTGCCGTCATCATAATGTTCAACAGTTGGGCAACTTTATCTTGTTCAGATGTATCTGATGGTGCACCAATGTATTCAACATAATCATATAAGGCGTTTATATCTCCAGATAAAAGCTTATTTGCGACAGCGTTAGCTTGCGCCCAACCTTTGAATAAATTAATCCAATATAGTGTATCCTCGTCCATCTCTCTAACCCACTCTAAATCCGCATAGGCGTATGTATATTGTAGAGCTTGCTGATAATCGCCTTTGGCTTCACAGACACCTGCACACAGCAGGTCAGCATAAGAAATGTACACAAACAGAGGACGCGTTAGCTTGTTAGTAGATTCACATTCCCGACTCTTGTGTTCGTGTTTCAAATTATATTGAATTTCCGCTTTAGCTCTCATTAATTTAGCTATTTCGTCAACCTTGTCCCATTTACGCAAAGACCTGTACACATTAGCCAAATCCTTTAACGCATCAAGTTGTTCTAAATCATCTAGGCGCTCGACATAAGGCTCAAATAGTATAGCTGCCTTGTGATTGCGGCTTTGATCGTCTCCAACTTGAATCGTAAATATACGATATTGACAGACTGCCAATCGTTCTGAATGTTGATATTTCTCCGCTTCAGCTACCCCCTCATAGAGCAGCAATGCAGCCGCATGTCGTTCCTGCGACAACAATTCTTCTGCAATGTCAAATAGTTTGGGCGAATACAGTAGATTGTCCATGATAGCTCCCACCACTCGACGGATCGCATCCAACTTGTCCAAGTCCGCACAGCGAAACAAAAATGGCTCGATTCGCCTCATATTTGGAGGATGTTCGATGATGTAATTTTCCACGAACAAGTCGTAAAAATGGCCTTCTGGCAAACCCATAGCCTCAGTAATTCGATCCAGTTGTTTAATAGACAAAGGCTTATTTCCTGTTACAATAGCACTTACTGCTCCCCTATTCATATCCGCAATATGACCAAATTGTGTTAAACTCAATCCTTCTTGTTGTAGGTATCTGTCTAATTCTGCTCTAATCGTAGGTGTATGCTTCATATCATATCCACCTTCCACACAGAAATTCCAAAACTTTTTATTATTGCATTCTATTGTTGTCCATAATTTAGCAGTTGTCAATAAGTTTTGAAATATATGTCATGCAATACTTAAATGAAATATGTATTTTCGAATATTAATGGTTTGTTACCATTTTGTTAATAATAATGTACATTTTATTCCTTTTTCTGTGGTATGATTGGTTAGTAGTACAAATTATACCATTCGAGAGGACGGTTTTTGATGAACTTTAAAAACACAGCAATTATCCTTACAAGTGCTTTGGCTCTAATGGCAGTAGCTCCTGTAGCTGCTTCTGCCGCACCAGTTACGGGGGTTACATTCTCGAAGGATCACGGAGGTATAGTTATCCAAAAAACTGGTCCAGAGACACATGAGGTTCTTGGTGGGACAAGTCCGTTGATGGAATTTACTGTTGAAAAAGGTTATGGGCACGTAAGTATTAAAGTGAAGAATACAGGGACATCAACAATTACGTGGAGCTTGGTGCATAAAGATTCTGGGAGACAGTACATTACAAAGACCGTAGGCAAAAGAGACACATTACCATGGGATAGTCTCAATTCATTCCCAAATGGAATGCCTTCAGGAAAATACGAAGTTCAATTCAGAGCCAACGGAGACAGAGTTGAAGGCGAAGCTTGGGCTATTACTGGTCAGTACCCATCAGACATTAGCTAACCGTTACTACAAACAGGGGAGCGTCTTGGAATTAAATCCAAGGCGCTTTAATACATATGTACAAAAATCAAGTTACGTTGCTGGATTTTTATCACTTCTTTTTGCCCAAATTCCGGGTGGGCAAGGTCCTGCACTTGGGGCTGCAATTATTGGATCAGGAGCAGGAGTGCTTGCACAACTCCTTAAAGCCAAAGACAAGGGAAAAGGAATTACAGTTAACCTGATGTGGACTGGTTACTCCATTTCAACTAATTACAACTAATTATTGATTGTCTTTCTTAAACAGCCCCTTGGCGGCAAGGAAAGCTACATAATAGTAAAGGGAGCTGATATTATCTATAATTCATTTACCTCAATATTTTTTGTTGTATTGACCGCAATTTCCCTTATAACGCTTCCAAAATTGGAAGCGAGGGTAAGTAAAAGTACAATGTTAAAAGTGAGAGTTGCAATAACAGTAATAACCCTGCTTATAGGAGTCATTCTCTATATAATTGACCCTCAGTGGTGGATCATTGTTGCTTTTGCATTGTATTTCTGTATACTTCCGATAATTTTGAAATGGCGTAGAAAATCACGTCGACCTTAGTATATACCTACTATTTATTTATGAGTTGCCATACTCAGCGTCAAAACAAAGCCTTCCTTTAACGGAGGGCTTTTGTAATACATATCAACACAAAAAATACCCTACCAGCTAAATGCCAGTAGGGTATTTGCTTTATACAGATTTAATTTTATTTGGGTTAAATTCTTCCCATGCTTTTTGGACAGCCGCTTCGACCTCTTCCGGCTTGATAGATACGCCGATCTGATCCATCTTGACAGTCAGGTACTTAACAGCTTCGTGAAATTTTTCTGCACCAGCTCCAGCATAATTACGCTCTACCCATGAATAGGCGTCTTGGGCCAGTTGTCCAATTCTGTTGCGCTGCTCGATGCTGAAACGTGCTTCATAAATTGGCTTAACTTTGCGATACAAGGAGGCCGCCAGTATAAGCATACCAAGCGTACCAAGTCCAATCAGTGACAGCGTAATATTTGTGATATATTGTTCGATCATAGTTATTTATCCCCCTTGAGAATGTTTTGGCGTAGACGACTTAGAGCAGCAGCCGCTTCTTCTCGTGTGATTGGAGCGCCGGGACGCGTTCCATCAAAGTAACCATTCTTGGTCATTTCCTCCCATACATCTGCTGCCCACGGGCTAACCTTGTTAATGTCTCTCTGCTTTTCTGTCACTGTATTTTCCCCCTTCTTGTTGAACCGCGTCCGCAATTCGTCCGCCGTACCGTCAAACTCATTCAGATCCACATTTCCAGCGATGCCCTTAATCTTACCGCTATCGCTGTACTGCCAAATATCCCAACGTTTCCACGTCGCTGTGTCGCTCGGGACGCGAGTATCACTGTACCGGGCTATCCAAAGCTTGTACCCACCCAATGAGGCGTTAAAGTTAGCAGCAAAGGCATTACCTGTATAGATAATAGGCTTTCGTCCAGTGAGGCGTTCCAGCTCTAAGAGAAAGGCCAACGCTACCGCGCTAATGAGCGTTTTGGATAGATTGCCGGGATTGTTTTCATAATCCATCACTGCTGGAAGGTCCAGCGCTTTTGCGCCGCCAATCTGCTCCAGCACTTCAGCGAAATGCCTTGCTTCCGCTTTTGCAGCTTCAACGCTGGTTGCATCGACAAAATGGTATGCTCCCAGTAACACCCCGGCAGCCCTGGCCCCTTTTGCATTCGTAATAAATGTCGGATCGACATAACGTTGCCCCTGGCTGGCCTTAATGAAGGCAAATGAAATTCCGTCCGCTTTGACCACCTTCCAATCAATATTGCCCTGATAGCGAGAGACGTCTATCCCCTGCGCGTTACCTTTTTTCCTTGTCTGCATTTTCCCCGTCACCTTCCTTTTCTCCGCTTTTACTCTTTAAAACTTCCACAGCCTGCCGAATGATCGACGGGACTGGCGCACCAAGCCTGCCGCCATTTTCAACTATCGAAAGCAGCTCATTTGCCATATAAAAATAGGCAACCGCATCCCGGAATAGGTGCGAATCGCCTAAGACTCCATCAATTAGATGGGATACAGCAACCATTGCAAAAATAAAAACCTTTCGGGCAATACCGATCAGGCCGATCTTACTTTTCAAGCCGGGTCCGGTTCCCTTCTTACCCTCGGCTCCCGCCGCGAACAGCCCTGTCACATAATCAATAATGACCAGTGCAAGCAACACCCCCAATACTCCCGACCACCCACCGTAAAAATACGTCACAGCGCTGCTCCCTAAAGCAGTGCTGAACTTAAAAACCTCCCACTTATCCACCTTGCTTCCCCCGTCTCTTTGTTCAGGAAACTTTTCCTGAGCTATCATCGTCTGTTTTCTGATCCTTTTCCTCTTGGGCCTGTATCTCTGCTAATGCATTTCCTACTGCTATATCTAATCCCTCAAGTATTTCTTTACGTTTATGTGGTTGTGAAGCAATTACAGCAGAAATGACCTCAGTCAAATCCTCAACAGGTCTGGTTAGATCCAGTTGTATATCCAATGTAGATTTTATTTTTGCCACGGGTTTCATCACCTCCCTCAGACACAAAAAAAAGACACCTTTAGTTTGCAGATGCCTTTGATTGCTCCTTATTATAAATTTTCAAAAGCCATTCACGACCTAACTGTGTAAATCTACGGTGATATATCACTTTTCCGTTATCAAGAACTTCTTGTTTGATTTCAACATAGCCGCAATCCGCAAATCTGCTATACAACAACCATGTGTCATTCTGCCTGAATTGAATCTTTCGATTGCCTAAATCATGGTTAAGAGCAATTGCTGACTTAAATCCGAGTTCTTTGGCAATCTCTGTGGCAGTATAGGTTTTGTTAACATGCATTAGGATTGCATTTGTTCTTTCCGCCTGTACTCTGGCAGCACGTTCTTCCTTGAGCTTAGTCAACAGTTCAATTCCAAAGTCAGGATTATTGAGGATATTGTCAATCACATTATCCGTAGCATATATTCCATGCTTCCTGATCGACGGCAATATTTCATCAGCTACCTTGGCCT
This window contains:
- a CDS encoding YolD-like family protein, with amino-acid sequence MGKKLEGNGLWESSRIILPEHKEGYLRLMKDRQRRGKPELDDQEVQLIEQALIESYNTRTTVTVTVFSPFDDTEMTGVVTSINTARREVKLFRGEDDYSWIKLEDIISAG
- a CDS encoding putative holin-like toxin, with translation MEVKDTLMLMIQFATLVILILSFHKRK
- a CDS encoding CPCC family cysteine-rich protein encodes the protein MGKYTCPCCGYKTLDDEPPGTYDICKICFWEDDGIQFADPDYDGGANIVSLRQGQQNYKVFGACEEKCIEFVRKALDKDIRDPNWEPYN
- a CDS encoding fibronectin type III domain-containing protein; protein product: MSIRFTKKFGILFGVLLFVMITFFNSSSYAASVGQRLAEREEGWERYDDGNKSIKYLGSWVDDYSGDEYNSTSKWTSQSGAQIKFSFYGTKLRLIGTRYPDRPNNVQITIDNVNEVFSQSGPFSRQNLTFEKTGLSEGRHNVTITVPQFSGVYDLDAIDIDKNGKLLDVNTATNLKATAGDSQVTLKWDKIENAESYTVKYGTESGKYTETATATKDVYGNFVIPGLTNGTKYYFVVSAKVNGVDSEYSNEASATPQGGGGEQPDPEQPSGNRAILVVTMTTGLEKEFDLSMKEVNDFISWYEGKQAGSGSASYAINKHDNNKGPFSSRKDYMLFDRILTFEVSEYSK
- a CDS encoding NucA/NucB deoxyribonuclease domain-containing protein, yielding MIKGIAKGLIVFLLAAIFSVQGVYAEPAVISQQAVAGYTLEFPSSRYPETGGHIRDAIAAGHSAVCTIDRDGAEENRKESLKGYPTKKGYDRDEWPMAMCAEGGAGADIRYITPSDNRGAGSWVSHQLDKYADGTKVRFIVK
- a CDS encoding helix-turn-helix transcriptional regulator — encoded protein: MKHTPTIRAELDRYLQQEGLSLTQFGHIADMNRGAVSAIVTGNKPLSIKQLDRITEAMGLPEGHFYDLFVENYIIEHPPNMRRIEPFLFRCADLDKLDAIRRVVGAIMDNLLYSPKLFDIAEELLSQERHAAALLLYEGVAEAEKYQHSERLAVCQYRIFTIQVGDDQSRNHKAAILFEPYVERLDDLEQLDALKDLANVYRSLRKWDKVDEIAKLMRAKAEIQYNLKHEHKSRECESTNKLTRPLFVYISYADLLCAGVCEAKGDYQQALQYTYAYADLEWVREMDEDTLYWINLFKGWAQANAVANKLLSGDINALYDYVEYIGAPSDTSEQDKVAQLLNIMMTANRYQIDVSDILQRFETDVNSLLQFPQSNDIYTKQVIPEQYARLSYELAYYHLYRGTYDDGFKYLMYSMVSYHTLNNETYFIKCMVLFERYRAYAVSETKAAYLEFIERVWIADVKKNGAIDCRS
- a CDS encoding phage holin — translated: MIEQYITNITLSLIGLGTLGMLILAASLYRKVKPIYEARFSIEQRNRIGQLAQDAYSWVERNYAGAGAEKFHEAVKYLTVKMDQIGVSIKPEEVEAAVQKAWEEFNPNKIKSV
- a CDS encoding glycoside hydrolase family 25 protein, with the translated sequence MQTRKKGNAQGIDVSRYQGNIDWKVVKADGISFAFIKASQGQRYVDPTFITNAKGARAAGVLLGAYHFVDATSVEAAKAEARHFAEVLEQIGGAKALDLPAVMDYENNPGNLSKTLISAVALAFLLELERLTGRKPIIYTGNAFAANFNASLGGYKLWIARYSDTRVPSDTATWKRWDIWQYSDSGKIKGIAGNVDLNEFDGTADELRTRFNKKGENTVTEKQRDINKVSPWAADVWEEMTKNGYFDGTRPGAPITREEAAAALSRLRQNILKGDK
- a CDS encoding phage holin family protein is translated as MIAQEKFPEQRDGGSKVDKWEVFKFSTALGSSAVTYFYGGWSGVLGVLLALVIIDYVTGLFAAGAEGKKGTGPGLKSKIGLIGIARKVFIFAMVAVSHLIDGVLGDSHLFRDAVAYFYMANELLSIVENGGRLGAPVPSIIRQAVEVLKSKSGEKEGDGENADKEKR
- a CDS encoding phage antirepressor KilAC domain-containing protein, which gives rise to MDILTIHGVRGFIDGNGTPQLNLEDVARGLGFTDKSKSAEYVKWDRVRQYISDLKFSTEVSKDTFIPENIFYRLAMKARNEVAEAFQAKVADEILPSIRKHGIYATDNVIDNILNNPDFGIELLTKLKEERAARVQAERTNAILMHVNKTYTATEIAKELGFKSAIALNHDLGNRKIQFRQNDTWLLYSRFADCGYVEIKQEVLDNGKVIYHRRFTQLGREWLLKIYNKEQSKASAN